A window from Drosophila miranda strain MSH22 chromosome Y unlocalized genomic scaffold, D.miranda_PacBio2.1 Contig_Y2_pilon, whole genome shotgun sequence encodes these proteins:
- the LOC117192481 gene encoding polynucleotide 5'-hydroxyl-kinase NOL9-like isoform X1: MRLSRCLSVSGDRLLLLLAATLAIALVQAERDFNVNDSQVPVIEPKDVPAYKQDPYVTELMGCQNQQNEIELSLLLKKHDWSELTATKRAHVQAKLAKFFAIPKEFISLDSVSKRELRSMHKLAMRKGGKGNKNFETLNRRLGRFMIGCGPSYFVMGEPIAKQIAHQVKDGTIGALTEENFGLWFIWRKELKSRSHRRRRQSEGSGADDDDYEYEDEGEDAIEPSTEVPAVTTHAHRHHHGVVDQELTKKLAVKQCNMWDTIEAESEGPAHSSDILAPKKRSVSWITTTAGCLKKFKKSDVGIGVEPKTEVANKIWSELRYLQDEDSSKSELDLEVSHDTSSKAGPLGSNSNSDDDQKTDFFLYTQSKTAWRVPMVLERTIKKFVYFPKNKNAQSTNRLFVTGSIQKIVIFYNDEKSATIEELTDGHDCGIKTQESTIQSINDKEAGIEPDKEYKIPIDDKEALDLASPFAINEAPLEDQQDAETKALSSSEAEPQLFNEDLGSCTLKDEKICDIKVLPEAQQDSDAESLITIEEVKEDLSPTETEPHASPETVAVTEDDESAMEVDEANRSMQHCQDFNVDLPYCPPALSVFENSLTCNDVLAVIKGDIELYGTVVLTLLAGQITVNGFRAKKRQNLTIYSPKGINWVSISPKKRAKPMQEKVEWDKLSENFTCAQLDNLQGCFNSQDDALVLLQRNTKDQNMLETLKQYMSQILFPQVNGANVPHSQSEMLLNCYIQSSDRKRTLQVPYEWTKLKIQKTSRLMVTGGKGVGKSTLLRYLLNRHLNAFPRLLFIDLDTGQPEIFLQQTVSCTVIEEPLLGPGFLLNKQPDRAHVVGDTNIVMCHEQYFEAVVQLMSHIQNNPEYANMPFLINTMGYNRGFGLELMALLVDYIKPTDVVQISSTLPMNNFKSLLDWSTLSKVKGPYVYKNTAFMVEGKNHKYTLHELPSVVPPRQQGVWRMSPRDMRFANLLVRLSSCLRGSAKHLTDCEPLSSSFVNIQVVHSTEEDLDKSSIIAGMEANVVYLAHLEAQDLPVCLGIGVVRAIDFEKEKLYLVPAIPLERTCQVNCLISCGDISLPQKFFTEPGPQVGSNMPFVFQQDDAGWLAKRINQFYSRTSSMKKD, translated from the exons ATGAGATTGTCGCGGTGCTTATCGGTCAGTGGAGACCGCCTGCTACTCCTGCTGGCGGCAACACTAGCCATCGCCCTGGTGCAAGCGGAGCGGGACTTTAACGTAAACGACTCTCAG GTGCCTGTCATTGAGCCAAAGGATGTGCCCGCCTACAAGCAGGATCCCTATGTGACAGAGCTGATGGGATGCCAGAACCAGCAGAACGAGATTGAGCTCTCGCTGCTGTTGAAGAAGCACGACTGGAGCGAGTTGACGGCCACCAAGCGAGCCCATGTTCAGGCGAAGCTGGCCAAGTTCTTTGCCATACCCAAG GAGTTCATTTCGTTGGACTCGGTGTCGAAGCGGGAGCTCAGGTCCATGCACAAGCTGGCTATGAGGAAGGGCGGCAAGGGGAACAAGAATTTCGAGACTCTGAACCGTCGTTTGGGACGTTTCATG ATCGGCTGTGGTCCAAGCTACTTTGTCATGGGTGAACCGATAGCCAAGCAGATTGCCCACCAGGTCAAGGATGGCACTATTGGTGCTTTAACTGAGGAGAACTTTGGTCTGTGGTTTATTTGGCGCAAGGAATTAAAATCCAG ATCCCATCGCCGGCGACGTCAATCGGAGGGTTCTGGAGCCGACGATGATGACTACGAGTATGAAGATGAGGGAGAGGATGCTAT TGAGCCAAGCACGGAAGTTCCCGCGGTGACTACGCATGcgcatcgtcatcatcatggAGTG GTGGACCAAGAATTAACTAAGAAACTCGCTGTGAAGCAGTGTAACATGTGGGACACCATTGAAGCTGAGTCTGAGGGCCCCGCACACTCTTCAGATATTCTTGCGCCAAAGAAGCGATCAGTCTCCTGGATAACAACCACTGCGGGTTGTCTAAAAAAATTTAAGAAATCTGATGTTGGCATTGGTGTGGAGCCCAAAACAGAAGTCGCAAATAAAATATGGTCGGAATTGCGTTACTTGCAGGATG AGGATTCCAGTAAATCCGAGCTGGACCTGGAGGTATCTCATGATACGTCCTCTAAAGCGGGACCTCTTGGGAGTAACAGTAACTCTGATGATGACCAAAAGACTGATTTTTTTCTATACACAC AATCTAAGACTGCCTGGCGGGTGCCAATGGTACTTGAAAGAACAATAAAAAAATTTGTTTACTTTCCTAAAAATAAGAACGCTCAATCAACAAACCGTTTATTTGTGACGGGATCCATTCAAAAGATCGTCATTTTCTACAACGATGAGAAATCCGCAACCATAGAAGAGCTCACCGATGGGCATGACTGTGGAATTAAAACTCAGGAATCGACTATCCAATCCATCAACGATAAAGAAGCTGGAATTGAGCCGGataaagaatataaaataccaATTGATGATAAAGAGGCCTTGGATTTGGCCTCTCCATTCGCTATTAACGAAGCTCCACTGGAAGATCAACAAGATGCGGAGACAAAAGCACTATCGTCATCGGAAGCCGAACCACAGCTATTCAACGAGGATCTTGGTTCCTGCACCCTGAAGGATGAAAAGATTTGCGACATAAAAGTTCTACCAGAAGCACAGCAGGACTCAGATGCAGAGTCTCTAATCACTATTGAAGAAGTTAAAGAAGATCTGTCCCCAACTGAAACCGAACCACATGCATCGCCGGAAACAGTAGCAGTGACTGAGGATGATGAAAGTGCTATGGAAGTCGACGAGGCTAACCGATCAATGCAGCACTGCCAGGATTTCAATGTAGATCTACCTTACTGCCCCCCAGCGTTGAGCGTCTTTGAGAATAGCCTGACGTGCAACGATGTGCTGGCCGTGATCAAAGGTGACATAGAGCTCTATGGCACTGTCGTGTTGACCCTGTTGGCTGGTCAGATCACAGTGAACGGCTTCAGAGCCAAAAAACGTCAAAACTTGACCATCTACTCCCCCAAGGGCATCAATTGGGTGAGCATTTCTCCGAAAAAGCGTGCGAAACCAATGCAAGAGAAGGTTGAATGGGACAAATTGTCTGAGAACTTTACGTGCGCACAATTGGACAACCTTCAGGGGTGCTTCAATAGTCAGGATGATGCCCTTGTGCTCTTGCAGAGGAACACCAAGGACCAGAACATGCTCGAAACTTTAAAGCAGTACATGAGCCAGATTTTGTTCCCCCAGGTGAATGGGGCTAATGTGCCGCACTCGCAAAGCGAGATGCTGCTCAACTGCTACATCCAGAGCTCGGACAGAAAACGCACCCTTCAAGTACCTTATGAGTGGACAAAGCTGAAGATTCAGAAGACGAGCCGTCTGATGGTAACCGGTGGGAAGGGTGTCGGCAAGTCCACCCTGCTGCGATATCTGCTCAATCGGCATTTGAACGCTTTTCCACGCCTACTGTTCATTGATTTGGACACTGGCCAGCCGGAGATCTTTTTGCAGCAAACTGTCTCCTGCACTGTCATTGAAGAGCCGCTTCTGGGGCCAGGATTCCTACTGAACAAGCAGCCGGATCGGGCTCACGTCGTGGGCGACACAAACATCGTCATGTGCCACGAGCAGTATTTCGAGGCGGTGGTCCAGCTGATGAGCCACATCCAAAATAATCCCGAGTATGCCAACATGCCTTTTCTGATCAACACGATGGGCTACAACAGGGGATTTGGCCTCGAGCTGATGGCTCTGCTGGTGGACTACATCAAGCCGACGGATGTGGTGCAGATCTCGAGTACTTTACCCATGAACAACTTTAAGTCGCTACTCGACTGGTCGACCCTTTCAAAGGTCAAAGGTCCCTATGTCTACAAAAATACGGCGTTCATGGTTGAGGGTAAAAACCATAAGTACACGCTCCACGAGCTGCCCAGTGTTGTCCCACCTAGACAGCAGGGAGTCTGGCGAATGAGTCCCAGGGATATGAGATTCGCCAATCTGTTGGTCCGCCTCAGCTCCTGCCTGAGGGGCAGTGCCAAGCACCTGACTGACTGCGAGCCCCTCAGCTCATCTTTTGTGAATATTCAAGTCGTCCATTCCACAGAGGAAGACCTTGATAAGAGTAGCATTATCGCTGGAATGGAAGCCAATGTGGTTTACTTGGCCCATCTGGAAGCTCAGGATCTGCCCGTGTGCCTGGGCATAG GTGTCGTCCGTGCCATTGACTTTGAGAAAGAGAAGCTGTATCTCGTGCCGGCCATTCCTCTGGAGCGAACGTGCCAAGTGAATTGCCTTATATCCTGTGGAGACATCAGCCTTCCGCAAAAGTTCTTCACGGAGCCTGGGCCGCAGGTCGGCAGCAACATGCCGTTCGTCTTTCAGCAGGACGACGCCGGCTGGCTGGCAAAGAGAATCAATCAGTTCTATTCGCGCACGTCTTCCATGAAAAAAGATTAA
- the LOC117192481 gene encoding uncharacterized protein LOC117192481 isoform X4, with translation MRLSRCLSVSGDRLLLLLAATLAIALVQAERDFNVNDSQVPVIEPKDVPAYKQDPYVTELMGCQNQQNEIELSLLLKKHDWSELTATKRAHVQAKLAKFFAIPKEFISLDSVSKRELRSMHKLAMRKGGKGNKNFETLNRRLGRFMIGCGPSYFVMGEPIAKQIAHQVKDGTIGALTEENFGLWFIWRKELKSRSHRRRRQSEGSGADDDDYEYEDEGEDAIEPSTEVPAVTTHAHRHHHGVSEGDSASASATPSVASVEEEIEESVSKLESVISKTIENTKNIKELVPVLGPSSVDEGGAGADDDDDDDVEDVELQQLGAAAGKFQENDVDTTAAAATATTGMPGSATDMDMPHSAPLITPHPTHIAPHPTTAQQQQQQ, from the exons ATGAGATTGTCGCGGTGCTTATCGGTCAGTGGAGACCGCCTGCTACTCCTGCTGGCGGCAACACTAGCCATCGCCCTGGTGCAAGCGGAGCGGGACTTTAACGTAAACGACTCTCAG GTGCCTGTCATTGAGCCAAAGGATGTGCCCGCCTACAAGCAGGATCCCTATGTGACAGAGCTGATGGGATGCCAGAACCAGCAGAACGAGATTGAGCTCTCGCTGCTGTTGAAGAAGCACGACTGGAGCGAGTTGACGGCCACCAAGCGAGCCCATGTTCAGGCGAAGCTGGCCAAGTTCTTTGCCATACCCAAG GAGTTCATTTCGTTGGACTCGGTGTCGAAGCGGGAGCTCAGGTCCATGCACAAGCTGGCTATGAGGAAGGGCGGCAAGGGGAACAAGAATTTCGAGACTCTGAACCGTCGTTTGGGACGTTTCATG ATCGGCTGTGGTCCAAGCTACTTTGTCATGGGTGAACCGATAGCCAAGCAGATTGCCCACCAGGTCAAGGATGGCACTATTGGTGCTTTAACTGAGGAGAACTTTGGTCTGTGGTTTATTTGGCGCAAGGAATTAAAATCCAG ATCCCATCGCCGGCGACGTCAATCGGAGGGTTCTGGAGCCGACGATGATGACTACGAGTATGAAGATGAGGGAGAGGATGCTAT TGAGCCAAGCACGGAAGTTCCCGCGGTGACTACGCATGcgcatcgtcatcatcatggAGTG TCGGAGGGGGATTCTGCCTCTGCGTCTGCCACGCCCTCGGTGGCGAGTGTGGAGGAGGAGATCGAGGAGAGCGTCTCCAAGCTGGAGTCCGTGATAAGCAAGACTATTGAGAATACGAAGAACATCAAGGAGCTGGTCCCAGTGCTCGGGCCATCGTCCGTCGATGAgggtggtgctggtgctgacgatgacgatgatgatgatgtagAGGATGTGGAACTCCAGCAATTGGGCGCCGCTGCAGGGAAATTCCAGGAAAATGATGTGGACACCACAGCGGCTGCCGCAACAGCCACAACTGGGATGCCTGGCTCTGCCACGGACATGGACATGCCACATTCAGCACCGCTGATAacaccacaccccacccatatcgccccccaccccaccacagcacagcagcagcagcagcaatag
- the LOC117192481 gene encoding polynucleotide 5'-hydroxyl-kinase NOL9-like isoform X2, with protein sequence MVECTLRLSDSTSPKNGAFKIAQERSHRRRRQSEGSGADDDDYEYEDEGEDAIEPSTEVPAVTTHAHRHHHGVVDQELTKKLAVKQCNMWDTIEAESEGPAHSSDILAPKKRSVSWITTTAGCLKKFKKSDVGIGVEPKTEVANKIWSELRYLQDEDSSKSELDLEVSHDTSSKAGPLGSNSNSDDDQKTDFFLYTQSKTAWRVPMVLERTIKKFVYFPKNKNAQSTNRLFVTGSIQKIVIFYNDEKSATIEELTDGHDCGIKTQESTIQSINDKEAGIEPDKEYKIPIDDKEALDLASPFAINEAPLEDQQDAETKALSSSEAEPQLFNEDLGSCTLKDEKICDIKVLPEAQQDSDAESLITIEEVKEDLSPTETEPHASPETVAVTEDDESAMEVDEANRSMQHCQDFNVDLPYCPPALSVFENSLTCNDVLAVIKGDIELYGTVVLTLLAGQITVNGFRAKKRQNLTIYSPKGINWVSISPKKRAKPMQEKVEWDKLSENFTCAQLDNLQGCFNSQDDALVLLQRNTKDQNMLETLKQYMSQILFPQVNGANVPHSQSEMLLNCYIQSSDRKRTLQVPYEWTKLKIQKTSRLMVTGGKGVGKSTLLRYLLNRHLNAFPRLLFIDLDTGQPEIFLQQTVSCTVIEEPLLGPGFLLNKQPDRAHVVGDTNIVMCHEQYFEAVVQLMSHIQNNPEYANMPFLINTMGYNRGFGLELMALLVDYIKPTDVVQISSTLPMNNFKSLLDWSTLSKVKGPYVYKNTAFMVEGKNHKYTLHELPSVVPPRQQGVWRMSPRDMRFANLLVRLSSCLRGSAKHLTDCEPLSSSFVNIQVVHSTEEDLDKSSIIAGMEANVVYLAHLEAQDLPVCLGIGVVRAIDFEKEKLYLVPAIPLERTCQVNCLISCGDISLPQKFFTEPGPQVGSNMPFVFQQDDAGWLAKRINQFYSRTSSMKKD encoded by the exons ATCCCATCGCCGGCGACGTCAATCGGAGGGTTCTGGAGCCGACGATGATGACTACGAGTATGAAGATGAGGGAGAGGATGCTAT TGAGCCAAGCACGGAAGTTCCCGCGGTGACTACGCATGcgcatcgtcatcatcatggAGTG GTGGACCAAGAATTAACTAAGAAACTCGCTGTGAAGCAGTGTAACATGTGGGACACCATTGAAGCTGAGTCTGAGGGCCCCGCACACTCTTCAGATATTCTTGCGCCAAAGAAGCGATCAGTCTCCTGGATAACAACCACTGCGGGTTGTCTAAAAAAATTTAAGAAATCTGATGTTGGCATTGGTGTGGAGCCCAAAACAGAAGTCGCAAATAAAATATGGTCGGAATTGCGTTACTTGCAGGATG AGGATTCCAGTAAATCCGAGCTGGACCTGGAGGTATCTCATGATACGTCCTCTAAAGCGGGACCTCTTGGGAGTAACAGTAACTCTGATGATGACCAAAAGACTGATTTTTTTCTATACACAC AATCTAAGACTGCCTGGCGGGTGCCAATGGTACTTGAAAGAACAATAAAAAAATTTGTTTACTTTCCTAAAAATAAGAACGCTCAATCAACAAACCGTTTATTTGTGACGGGATCCATTCAAAAGATCGTCATTTTCTACAACGATGAGAAATCCGCAACCATAGAAGAGCTCACCGATGGGCATGACTGTGGAATTAAAACTCAGGAATCGACTATCCAATCCATCAACGATAAAGAAGCTGGAATTGAGCCGGataaagaatataaaataccaATTGATGATAAAGAGGCCTTGGATTTGGCCTCTCCATTCGCTATTAACGAAGCTCCACTGGAAGATCAACAAGATGCGGAGACAAAAGCACTATCGTCATCGGAAGCCGAACCACAGCTATTCAACGAGGATCTTGGTTCCTGCACCCTGAAGGATGAAAAGATTTGCGACATAAAAGTTCTACCAGAAGCACAGCAGGACTCAGATGCAGAGTCTCTAATCACTATTGAAGAAGTTAAAGAAGATCTGTCCCCAACTGAAACCGAACCACATGCATCGCCGGAAACAGTAGCAGTGACTGAGGATGATGAAAGTGCTATGGAAGTCGACGAGGCTAACCGATCAATGCAGCACTGCCAGGATTTCAATGTAGATCTACCTTACTGCCCCCCAGCGTTGAGCGTCTTTGAGAATAGCCTGACGTGCAACGATGTGCTGGCCGTGATCAAAGGTGACATAGAGCTCTATGGCACTGTCGTGTTGACCCTGTTGGCTGGTCAGATCACAGTGAACGGCTTCAGAGCCAAAAAACGTCAAAACTTGACCATCTACTCCCCCAAGGGCATCAATTGGGTGAGCATTTCTCCGAAAAAGCGTGCGAAACCAATGCAAGAGAAGGTTGAATGGGACAAATTGTCTGAGAACTTTACGTGCGCACAATTGGACAACCTTCAGGGGTGCTTCAATAGTCAGGATGATGCCCTTGTGCTCTTGCAGAGGAACACCAAGGACCAGAACATGCTCGAAACTTTAAAGCAGTACATGAGCCAGATTTTGTTCCCCCAGGTGAATGGGGCTAATGTGCCGCACTCGCAAAGCGAGATGCTGCTCAACTGCTACATCCAGAGCTCGGACAGAAAACGCACCCTTCAAGTACCTTATGAGTGGACAAAGCTGAAGATTCAGAAGACGAGCCGTCTGATGGTAACCGGTGGGAAGGGTGTCGGCAAGTCCACCCTGCTGCGATATCTGCTCAATCGGCATTTGAACGCTTTTCCACGCCTACTGTTCATTGATTTGGACACTGGCCAGCCGGAGATCTTTTTGCAGCAAACTGTCTCCTGCACTGTCATTGAAGAGCCGCTTCTGGGGCCAGGATTCCTACTGAACAAGCAGCCGGATCGGGCTCACGTCGTGGGCGACACAAACATCGTCATGTGCCACGAGCAGTATTTCGAGGCGGTGGTCCAGCTGATGAGCCACATCCAAAATAATCCCGAGTATGCCAACATGCCTTTTCTGATCAACACGATGGGCTACAACAGGGGATTTGGCCTCGAGCTGATGGCTCTGCTGGTGGACTACATCAAGCCGACGGATGTGGTGCAGATCTCGAGTACTTTACCCATGAACAACTTTAAGTCGCTACTCGACTGGTCGACCCTTTCAAAGGTCAAAGGTCCCTATGTCTACAAAAATACGGCGTTCATGGTTGAGGGTAAAAACCATAAGTACACGCTCCACGAGCTGCCCAGTGTTGTCCCACCTAGACAGCAGGGAGTCTGGCGAATGAGTCCCAGGGATATGAGATTCGCCAATCTGTTGGTCCGCCTCAGCTCCTGCCTGAGGGGCAGTGCCAAGCACCTGACTGACTGCGAGCCCCTCAGCTCATCTTTTGTGAATATTCAAGTCGTCCATTCCACAGAGGAAGACCTTGATAAGAGTAGCATTATCGCTGGAATGGAAGCCAATGTGGTTTACTTGGCCCATCTGGAAGCTCAGGATCTGCCCGTGTGCCTGGGCATAG GTGTCGTCCGTGCCATTGACTTTGAGAAAGAGAAGCTGTATCTCGTGCCGGCCATTCCTCTGGAGCGAACGTGCCAAGTGAATTGCCTTATATCCTGTGGAGACATCAGCCTTCCGCAAAAGTTCTTCACGGAGCCTGGGCCGCAGGTCGGCAGCAACATGCCGTTCGTCTTTCAGCAGGACGACGCCGGCTGGCTGGCAAAGAGAATCAATCAGTTCTATTCGCGCACGTCTTCCATGAAAAAAGATTAA
- the LOC117192481 gene encoding polynucleotide 5'-hydroxyl-kinase NOL9-like isoform X3, whose product MSPKVDQELTKKLAVKQCNMWDTIEAESEGPAHSSDILAPKKRSVSWITTTAGCLKKFKKSDVGIGVEPKTEVANKIWSELRYLQDEDSSKSELDLEVSHDTSSKAGPLGSNSNSDDDQKTDFFLYTQSKTAWRVPMVLERTIKKFVYFPKNKNAQSTNRLFVTGSIQKIVIFYNDEKSATIEELTDGHDCGIKTQESTIQSINDKEAGIEPDKEYKIPIDDKEALDLASPFAINEAPLEDQQDAETKALSSSEAEPQLFNEDLGSCTLKDEKICDIKVLPEAQQDSDAESLITIEEVKEDLSPTETEPHASPETVAVTEDDESAMEVDEANRSMQHCQDFNVDLPYCPPALSVFENSLTCNDVLAVIKGDIELYGTVVLTLLAGQITVNGFRAKKRQNLTIYSPKGINWVSISPKKRAKPMQEKVEWDKLSENFTCAQLDNLQGCFNSQDDALVLLQRNTKDQNMLETLKQYMSQILFPQVNGANVPHSQSEMLLNCYIQSSDRKRTLQVPYEWTKLKIQKTSRLMVTGGKGVGKSTLLRYLLNRHLNAFPRLLFIDLDTGQPEIFLQQTVSCTVIEEPLLGPGFLLNKQPDRAHVVGDTNIVMCHEQYFEAVVQLMSHIQNNPEYANMPFLINTMGYNRGFGLELMALLVDYIKPTDVVQISSTLPMNNFKSLLDWSTLSKVKGPYVYKNTAFMVEGKNHKYTLHELPSVVPPRQQGVWRMSPRDMRFANLLVRLSSCLRGSAKHLTDCEPLSSSFVNIQVVHSTEEDLDKSSIIAGMEANVVYLAHLEAQDLPVCLGIGVVRAIDFEKEKLYLVPAIPLERTCQVNCLISCGDISLPQKFFTEPGPQVGSNMPFVFQQDDAGWLAKRINQFYSRTSSMKKD is encoded by the exons ATGTCGCCAAAG GTGGACCAAGAATTAACTAAGAAACTCGCTGTGAAGCAGTGTAACATGTGGGACACCATTGAAGCTGAGTCTGAGGGCCCCGCACACTCTTCAGATATTCTTGCGCCAAAGAAGCGATCAGTCTCCTGGATAACAACCACTGCGGGTTGTCTAAAAAAATTTAAGAAATCTGATGTTGGCATTGGTGTGGAGCCCAAAACAGAAGTCGCAAATAAAATATGGTCGGAATTGCGTTACTTGCAGGATG AGGATTCCAGTAAATCCGAGCTGGACCTGGAGGTATCTCATGATACGTCCTCTAAAGCGGGACCTCTTGGGAGTAACAGTAACTCTGATGATGACCAAAAGACTGATTTTTTTCTATACACAC AATCTAAGACTGCCTGGCGGGTGCCAATGGTACTTGAAAGAACAATAAAAAAATTTGTTTACTTTCCTAAAAATAAGAACGCTCAATCAACAAACCGTTTATTTGTGACGGGATCCATTCAAAAGATCGTCATTTTCTACAACGATGAGAAATCCGCAACCATAGAAGAGCTCACCGATGGGCATGACTGTGGAATTAAAACTCAGGAATCGACTATCCAATCCATCAACGATAAAGAAGCTGGAATTGAGCCGGataaagaatataaaataccaATTGATGATAAAGAGGCCTTGGATTTGGCCTCTCCATTCGCTATTAACGAAGCTCCACTGGAAGATCAACAAGATGCGGAGACAAAAGCACTATCGTCATCGGAAGCCGAACCACAGCTATTCAACGAGGATCTTGGTTCCTGCACCCTGAAGGATGAAAAGATTTGCGACATAAAAGTTCTACCAGAAGCACAGCAGGACTCAGATGCAGAGTCTCTAATCACTATTGAAGAAGTTAAAGAAGATCTGTCCCCAACTGAAACCGAACCACATGCATCGCCGGAAACAGTAGCAGTGACTGAGGATGATGAAAGTGCTATGGAAGTCGACGAGGCTAACCGATCAATGCAGCACTGCCAGGATTTCAATGTAGATCTACCTTACTGCCCCCCAGCGTTGAGCGTCTTTGAGAATAGCCTGACGTGCAACGATGTGCTGGCCGTGATCAAAGGTGACATAGAGCTCTATGGCACTGTCGTGTTGACCCTGTTGGCTGGTCAGATCACAGTGAACGGCTTCAGAGCCAAAAAACGTCAAAACTTGACCATCTACTCCCCCAAGGGCATCAATTGGGTGAGCATTTCTCCGAAAAAGCGTGCGAAACCAATGCAAGAGAAGGTTGAATGGGACAAATTGTCTGAGAACTTTACGTGCGCACAATTGGACAACCTTCAGGGGTGCTTCAATAGTCAGGATGATGCCCTTGTGCTCTTGCAGAGGAACACCAAGGACCAGAACATGCTCGAAACTTTAAAGCAGTACATGAGCCAGATTTTGTTCCCCCAGGTGAATGGGGCTAATGTGCCGCACTCGCAAAGCGAGATGCTGCTCAACTGCTACATCCAGAGCTCGGACAGAAAACGCACCCTTCAAGTACCTTATGAGTGGACAAAGCTGAAGATTCAGAAGACGAGCCGTCTGATGGTAACCGGTGGGAAGGGTGTCGGCAAGTCCACCCTGCTGCGATATCTGCTCAATCGGCATTTGAACGCTTTTCCACGCCTACTGTTCATTGATTTGGACACTGGCCAGCCGGAGATCTTTTTGCAGCAAACTGTCTCCTGCACTGTCATTGAAGAGCCGCTTCTGGGGCCAGGATTCCTACTGAACAAGCAGCCGGATCGGGCTCACGTCGTGGGCGACACAAACATCGTCATGTGCCACGAGCAGTATTTCGAGGCGGTGGTCCAGCTGATGAGCCACATCCAAAATAATCCCGAGTATGCCAACATGCCTTTTCTGATCAACACGATGGGCTACAACAGGGGATTTGGCCTCGAGCTGATGGCTCTGCTGGTGGACTACATCAAGCCGACGGATGTGGTGCAGATCTCGAGTACTTTACCCATGAACAACTTTAAGTCGCTACTCGACTGGTCGACCCTTTCAAAGGTCAAAGGTCCCTATGTCTACAAAAATACGGCGTTCATGGTTGAGGGTAAAAACCATAAGTACACGCTCCACGAGCTGCCCAGTGTTGTCCCACCTAGACAGCAGGGAGTCTGGCGAATGAGTCCCAGGGATATGAGATTCGCCAATCTGTTGGTCCGCCTCAGCTCCTGCCTGAGGGGCAGTGCCAAGCACCTGACTGACTGCGAGCCCCTCAGCTCATCTTTTGTGAATATTCAAGTCGTCCATTCCACAGAGGAAGACCTTGATAAGAGTAGCATTATCGCTGGAATGGAAGCCAATGTGGTTTACTTGGCCCATCTGGAAGCTCAGGATCTGCCCGTGTGCCTGGGCATAG GTGTCGTCCGTGCCATTGACTTTGAGAAAGAGAAGCTGTATCTCGTGCCGGCCATTCCTCTGGAGCGAACGTGCCAAGTGAATTGCCTTATATCCTGTGGAGACATCAGCCTTCCGCAAAAGTTCTTCACGGAGCCTGGGCCGCAGGTCGGCAGCAACATGCCGTTCGTCTTTCAGCAGGACGACGCCGGCTGGCTGGCAAAGAGAATCAATCAGTTCTATTCGCGCACGTCTTCCATGAAAAAAGATTAA